In the Oceanibaculum indicum P24 genome, AGGGCCATCGCCTCGAACTGGCTGCAGGGCATCGGTTTCGCAATGCCGAAGCCCTGCAGCAGATCGATGCCGAGGTCGGCCAGCAGCGTGGCCGTCTCCTTGTCCTCCACACCCTCCGCGACCACGCGCAGGCCGAACTGCCGCGCGATCAGCACGATGGCCTCGACAATCTGCCGGTCTTCGCCATTGTGCGCGATATCGGTGATGAAGCTGCGGTCGATCTTCAGCTCCGCGAAGGGCAGGCGCTTCAGCTGCACCAGCGAGGAATGGCCGGTGCCGAAATCATCGATGGAGAAGCTGATGCCAGCCTCCGTCAGCCGGCGCATCGCCGCCGCCGCCGCCAGCGGGTCGTGCATGGCGGAATGTTCGGTGATCTCCAGGATCAGCTTGCCCGGTCCCACATCATAGTCCCGGACAATCCGCAGCACCCTGTCGACGAAGCCGGGATCGCGGAACTGCAGGGGCGAAATATTCACGGCCAGGCTGAGATTGCGCTGCAGCGATCCGCTGGCGCGCCAGATGCTCAGAATCCGGCAGGCCTCCGTCAGGGTCCAGCTTTCCAGCTCGCCCAGCAGGCCGAAACGCTCCGCGATGCCGAGAAACTCTCCTGGCAGCAGCAGGCCGCGCGTCGGGTGGTTCCAGCGGATCAGCGCCTCGACCGAGCGTATGGCGCCGACGCGGGCACAGACCTTTGGTTGCAGGAAAAGTTCCAGCCCGCCTTCGGCGAAGGCATGGCGCAAATCATGCAGCAGGTCGAACTCACGGTTCGCCGCTTCATGCATCGCCTTCTCGAAGAAGCGGAAGCGGTTGCTGCCTTCCGCCTTGGCCTCGTACATCGCCTTTTCCGCCTGGCCGATCAGCGCCTTGGCGTCGCCTTCGGCAGCGGGAAAGACGGTGATGCCGATGCTGACGGTGATCGCAACCTCGCGCTCCCGCAGGACAAGGGGCTGCCAGAGCCGCTTGCGGAACTGGTCGATATGCTGGATCAGCAGCGCATTCTCGCCGGGGTTTTCGATCACCACGACGAACTTGTCGCCGCTGAAGCGGGCGATGACGCCGGCATCGGGAAAATTCTGCTGCAGAATCGCCGCCAGCTGCCGCAGGATTTCGTCGCCGGCGGCATGGCTGAGCGAGGCATTGATCAGCCGGAAATTGTCCATGTCGATGAACAGGACGGCGCATCTTTCGCCGATCTGCGCGCAGCGCCCGAGAATACGCTCCAGCCGCTCCACCAGCACGAACCGGTTGGCGAGGCCGGTCAGCTGGTCGGTCAGCGCCAGCTGCATCAGCTCCTCATTCGCCTGCTGCAGGGATTCGTTCAGCGTGTTGGTGGTGACCTCGTACCGGCTGTCGAACAGGGCGGCGATCAGCGTGCCGCCCAGCACGACGATGGAGGTGATGGCGACTGTCCAGACCAGCCAGGGCTGGGCGTCGTCGCCTGCGGCGAGGCAGATGCTGCCGAGCGGGAAGTTGGCGGCCAGCATGCCGGTGTAATGCATGCTGGCGATGGCCAGCCCCATGATGCCGGCGGCGACAAGCCGGTACAGCAGGAGCGGGCCGTGCGGATGGCGGCTGAGATGAAAGGCGATAAAGAGGGCGGCGGTCGCGGCAGCGATGGCGATGAGCACGGACAGCGCGAAATAGATCGGCTGATAGACGATGCCGGGGGCCATCAGCATGGCCGCCATACCGACATAATGCATCGCGGCGATGGCCAGCCCCATCAGCACGCCGGCGGTCAGCAGCCGGCGCATCGGCAGTTCCGGGCTGCGGATCTGCATCAGCGCAAAGCCAGACAGGGCGGTGGCGATCACCAGCGACAGCAGCGTCAGCCCGAGGTCGTATCCCAACGGAATCGGCAGGTCGAAGGCCAGCATGCCGATGAAATGCATCGACCAGATGCCGGTCCCCATCGACAGTGCGCCGACAGCCAGCCACAGCCCGCCCTTCGCCGAGGCGACGATGCGCTGCGACAGCGTCAGCGTCGTATAGGAGGCCAGCGCCGCGACCAGCACCGACAACGCAACCAGGGCTGCATCGTGGCTACCGTTCAGCATGGCGCCTTGCGGGAATGACAGGATGAATTCCGTCACGGTCGATGCGGGCCTTCGATCAGGGGAAACGGTATCGGGGCGATGGCGCCGGCCGCAGGTCAGAGCGGACCGGAACCGCTTTTCATCAATAGATATGACACGAAGAGGTTAAGGCGGCCTTAACCGAAAACAGTTTCAGGCGTGGCCGGCGCGCCGCAGCCGGTTGATCGCCAGATCGAGGGCCGAGAGGAAGCTGGAACGGTCCTTCGCGGAGAAGGGCCGGGGGCCGCTGGTGACCTGGCCGGCGGCGCGCAGATCGGTCATCAGGTTGCGGGTCGCCAGCGCCATGCCGATGGCGGCCTCGCTGAACGGCTTGCCGTTCGGGCCGATGACCGTGGCACCAGCCTTCACGCAGCGGCTGGCCAGTGGCACGTCGGCGGTGACCACGATATCGCCGGTGCCGACATTTTCGGCGATCCAGTTGTCGGCGGCATCGAATCCGTCATCGACGACGACGCGGCGGAACAGCGGATTGGGCGGTACGGCGATATAATCGTTGGCGACGATGATGACGGGCACGCCATAGCGCTCCGCGACGCGGTAGATTTCCGCCTTCACCGGGCAGGCGTCGGCATCGACATGGATGGTGATGGGCTTTTTCGGCTCGCTCATGCCGCAGATATAACGGCAAGGCTGCGCGGGGGCAAAGTCAGACGGCGCGGGAATGCTTTGCCTTGCCGGTGGCGAGGTAGGCATCGAACACACAGGCGACGCTGCGCAGCAGCGGCCGCGCCTCTTCCGGCACGGTCAGTACCTCGCCTTCGATCCGCACCAGCCCATCCGTTGCCAGTGCCGCCAGTGCTATTCTCTCGCCGCTCAGATCCAGCGTCAGGCCGGCCTCGCGCTGCATCGCCGCCAGATCGACGCGCAGATGGCACATGACCTGTTCGATGATGGCGCGGCGCAGCCGGTCTTCGGCTGTCAGTTCGATGCCGCGCGCGACCGGCAGCCGGCCCTCGCCGATGGCCTTGCGGTATTCCGGCATCGCCGTGACGTTCTGGACATAGCCTTGCGGCAGGGCACCGATGGCCGAGGCGCCAAAGCCGATCAGCACCTCCGCCGGATCGACGGTATAGCCCTGGAAATTGCGGTGCAGCCTGCCTTCTTGCAGCGCTGCCACCAGCGGGTCGCTGTCTTTCGCGAAATGATCGAGGCCGATGCGCACATGG is a window encoding:
- a CDS encoding YaiI/YqxD family protein — encoded protein: MSEPKKPITIHVDADACPVKAEIYRVAERYGVPVIIVANDYIAVPPNPLFRRVVVDDGFDAADNWIAENVGTGDIVVTADVPLASRCVKAGATVIGPNGKPFSEAAIGMALATRNLMTDLRAAGQVTSGPRPFSAKDRSSFLSALDLAINRLRRAGHA
- a CDS encoding putative bifunctional diguanylate cyclase/phosphodiesterase; the encoded protein is MLNGSHDAALVALSVLVAALASYTTLTLSQRIVASAKGGLWLAVGALSMGTGIWSMHFIGMLAFDLPIPLGYDLGLTLLSLVIATALSGFALMQIRSPELPMRRLLTAGVLMGLAIAAMHYVGMAAMLMAPGIVYQPIYFALSVLIAIAAATAALFIAFHLSRHPHGPLLLYRLVAAGIMGLAIASMHYTGMLAANFPLGSICLAAGDDAQPWLVWTVAITSIVVLGGTLIAALFDSRYEVTTNTLNESLQQANEELMQLALTDQLTGLANRFVLVERLERILGRCAQIGERCAVLFIDMDNFRLINASLSHAAGDEILRQLAAILQQNFPDAGVIARFSGDKFVVVIENPGENALLIQHIDQFRKRLWQPLVLREREVAITVSIGITVFPAAEGDAKALIGQAEKAMYEAKAEGSNRFRFFEKAMHEAANREFDLLHDLRHAFAEGGLELFLQPKVCARVGAIRSVEALIRWNHPTRGLLLPGEFLGIAERFGLLGELESWTLTEACRILSIWRASGSLQRNLSLAVNISPLQFRDPGFVDRVLRIVRDYDVGPGKLILEITEHSAMHDPLAAAAAMRRLTEAGISFSIDDFGTGHSSLVQLKRLPFAELKIDRSFITDIAHNGEDRQIVEAIVLIARQFGLRVVAEGVEDKETATLLADLGIDLLQGFGIAKPMPCSQFEAMALAA